One stretch of Thermanaerosceptrum fracticalcis DNA includes these proteins:
- a CDS encoding terminase large subunit domain-containing protein, whose amino-acid sequence MAKVIWTPQPKQRIFLSRPESEVFYGGAAGGGKSDAIIVRPLRQVHIPHFRAIIFRKTFPEASQLIDRSLELYKKAFPAAKYNDNKHVWTFPSGAKVYFGSMQHKKDRLKYQGKRFDEINFDELTHFTWDEYSYMFSRNRPGGPGTHVSIAATGNPGGIGHGWVKQRFILSMQPFKRYIARVKVAGREYVKDRVFIPATVFDNPILLNNDPNYIAALAQLPEAERKALLFGDWNTFQGQVFVEWRDDPTHYKDRQWTHVISPFLVPREWKRFRTLDWGYTRPFSVGWWAMDHDGRLYRERELYGCTNEPDRGLRWTPGQVAEKIKEIEDKYYKGIHFRGIADPAIFQRDTGESIAWTFENYGVYWEPGDNKRIPGKMQFHYRLTFDENGYPMMYSFSWNKGFNRTIPTLVYDDHDVEDVDTSGEDHCYDEARYLFMDNPIPAPPSVGITEQPYNPLDTEPVRDHYGFMRA is encoded by the coding sequence GTGGCTAAAGTAATATGGACCCCACAGCCAAAGCAGCGCATTTTCCTTTCCCGTCCTGAATCAGAGGTGTTTTATGGTGGGGCTGCCGGTGGCGGGAAATCGGACGCCATCATTGTTAGACCGTTACGACAGGTACATATCCCGCATTTCCGGGCCATCATTTTCCGTAAAACCTTCCCGGAAGCGTCACAGCTCATTGACAGGAGTCTTGAGCTTTATAAGAAGGCTTTTCCTGCGGCCAAATACAATGACAACAAGCACGTCTGGACCTTCCCCTCTGGTGCCAAGGTTTACTTTGGTTCAATGCAGCACAAGAAGGACCGGCTTAAATATCAGGGGAAGCGATTCGATGAAATAAACTTTGACGAGCTTACGCATTTTACATGGGACGAATACTCCTATATGTTTTCTCGTAACCGGCCAGGGGGCCCAGGGACTCACGTAAGCATAGCGGCTACAGGAAACCCTGGTGGAATTGGTCACGGATGGGTAAAACAACGGTTTATTTTATCAATGCAGCCTTTTAAGAGATACATAGCCAGGGTAAAAGTCGCCGGTAGGGAGTATGTTAAAGACCGGGTATTTATCCCGGCCACAGTGTTCGATAACCCGATTCTCCTCAATAACGACCCCAACTATATTGCAGCTCTGGCACAGCTCCCGGAGGCAGAAAGAAAGGCCCTGCTGTTTGGTGATTGGAACACTTTCCAGGGCCAGGTATTTGTTGAGTGGAGAGATGACCCAACCCATTACAAGGACCGCCAATGGACGCATGTTATCAGCCCGTTTCTTGTCCCACGCGAGTGGAAACGGTTTCGGACGCTGGACTGGGGCTATACAAGGCCGTTTTCCGTCGGTTGGTGGGCTATGGACCATGACGGGCGGCTATACCGCGAGCGCGAGCTTTACGGCTGCACCAATGAACCTGACCGGGGCCTGCGCTGGACCCCTGGACAGGTTGCGGAAAAGATAAAGGAGATTGAGGACAAATATTACAAGGGCATACACTTCCGTGGAATTGCAGATCCGGCCATATTCCAGCGTGACACCGGAGAAAGTATAGCTTGGACTTTTGAAAATTATGGCGTGTATTGGGAGCCGGGCGATAATAAACGTATTCCCGGCAAAATGCAGTTTCACTACCGCTTGACTTTTGATGAGAACGGTTATCCCATGATGTATAGCTTTAGCTGGAACAAGGGCTTCAATCGCACGATCCCAACGCTCGTTTATGATGATCATGATGTAGAGGATGTGGATACATCTGGAGAGGACCACTGCTACGATGAGGCCAGATACCTATTTATGGATAACCCGATACCAGCACCGCCAAGTGTGGGTATTACAGAGCAGCCATACAACCCATTAGATACTGAGCCAGTTAGAGATCACTACGGCTTTATGAGAGCATAG
- a CDS encoding ribosomal-processing cysteine protease Prp has translation MSNIKRYRKAPVVIEAIQLNWQNWNEVCDFISPKYFDKGVWLNDETFEELPDGQTSNTMGLRIKTLEGIHIAREGDFIIKGVNGEFYPCKPDIFAKTYIPCDIEEGNGIYITYRYNEKKGFTGLKITGHAGYNPGNDPVCAGVSALGYALMGTLANIHGLEYIKNEITTGSLEVRIVPVRDEGKKHAVNIVFETILIGLKQIALGYPNHVKVENVV, from the coding sequence ATGAGTAATATCAAAAGGTATCGTAAAGCCCCGGTTGTAATTGAAGCGATACAGCTTAATTGGCAAAACTGGAATGAGGTATGTGACTTTATCAGCCCAAAATATTTTGATAAAGGCGTATGGTTAAATGATGAGACTTTCGAGGAGTTACCGGATGGGCAAACATCTAACACCATGGGACTAAGGATCAAAACCTTGGAAGGAATACACATAGCGCGAGAGGGTGACTTTATTATCAAGGGTGTAAATGGTGAGTTTTATCCCTGCAAGCCTGATATTTTCGCCAAAACTTATATTCCTTGCGACATAGAGGAAGGTAATGGGATATACATTACCTATAGGTACAACGAAAAGAAAGGATTCACTGGTTTAAAAATTACTGGCCATGCCGGGTACAATCCAGGCAATGACCCTGTTTGCGCCGGTGTGTCCGCGCTGGGTTATGCTCTCATGGGTACTTTGGCAAATATCCATGGCCTTGAGTACATCAAAAATGAGATTACCACGGGTTCTTTAGAGGTCAGAATTGTCCCGGTCCGTGATGAAGGCAAAAAACATGCCGTAAATATCGTTTTTGAAACCATATTAATTGGCCTTAAACAGATTGCGCTTGGATATCCCAACCACGTAAAAGTTGAAAATGTGGTATAA
- a CDS encoding N4-gp56 family major capsid protein: MYQFAGIPGLFISPFKLFTTNLRLFDTVPGPVNTTTQTGTGQDLSPEMKTYYDMYLIDNAKPKLVHDQFGQKKPIPKNKGKTIEFRKYSPLPKALTPLTEGVTPQGKSLNVTTVEATVSQFGDYITISDMLELTAIDDNLVQATELLGNQAGETLDTVVRDIINGGTNVIYGQGNRLARYLLVGGEASGNDYFGVENVRLGVRTLKNGKAQPVDGKNYVAIVHPDVVYSLTKDDEWVSANEYAGSENIFAGEIGRIHGVRFVETTEAKIFHAADLTSTTRTLTVSSYASKVITITEALSSTDAAALVGRKIIVDGYLYTVASAVAGSAGSATITISETPTHDPAASDIIYPGEAGAKGRDVYSVLFIGKNAYGVTEVEGGGLETIIKQLGSAGTADPLNQRATSGWKATKVAEILVQEYMVRNEVCTPFESGAN, encoded by the coding sequence ATGTATCAATTTGCCGGTATTCCTGGGCTTTTTATCAGCCCGTTCAAATTGTTTACTACCAATCTGAGATTGTTTGATACGGTCCCTGGACCTGTAAACACGACCACGCAGACCGGCACAGGGCAAGACCTGTCCCCGGAAATGAAAACTTATTATGATATGTACCTGATCGACAATGCAAAGCCGAAGCTGGTCCATGATCAATTTGGCCAGAAGAAGCCCATTCCGAAGAATAAGGGCAAAACCATTGAGTTTCGGAAGTACAGCCCGCTGCCCAAAGCTCTTACTCCTTTGACTGAGGGCGTTACTCCCCAGGGCAAGAGCCTGAATGTCACCACGGTTGAAGCGACGGTTAGCCAGTTTGGCGACTATATCACTATTTCCGATATGCTGGAGTTGACCGCCATTGACGACAACCTAGTGCAAGCTACGGAGCTTTTGGGGAATCAAGCGGGAGAAACCCTGGATACTGTCGTCAGGGACATTATTAACGGCGGGACCAACGTCATTTACGGCCAGGGCAACCGCTTGGCGCGTTACTTGCTTGTAGGCGGGGAAGCCTCCGGAAATGATTATTTCGGAGTGGAAAATGTTCGCCTAGGAGTGCGGACCCTGAAAAATGGGAAAGCTCAGCCGGTGGATGGCAAAAACTACGTGGCAATTGTCCATCCCGATGTGGTATACAGCCTTACCAAAGATGACGAGTGGGTGAGCGCCAACGAATATGCCGGTTCCGAAAACATTTTCGCTGGAGAGATTGGCCGCATTCATGGTGTGCGTTTCGTGGAGACGACTGAGGCGAAGATATTCCATGCGGCTGATTTAACCTCGACCACCAGGACGTTGACTGTATCTTCATATGCTTCTAAAGTCATTACTATTACTGAGGCGTTATCGTCCACCGATGCCGCAGCTTTGGTTGGCAGGAAGATTATTGTTGACGGGTATTTGTATACTGTCGCCAGTGCGGTTGCCGGGAGCGCGGGAAGTGCAACTATTACTATCAGCGAAACTCCTACTCATGATCCTGCTGCCAGTGACATTATCTATCCTGGCGAAGCCGGCGCTAAAGGCCGCGATGTATATTCAGTGCTTTTCATCGGGAAAAATGCTTATGGCGTAACCGAGGTAGAAGGTGGCGGCCTAGAAACCATCATTAAACAGCTTGGTTCTGCCGGTACTGCCGACCCGCTCAACCAGCGCGCAACTTCCGGCTGGAAGGCTACTAAAGTAGCGGAAATACTCGTGCAGGAATATATGGTTCGGAACGAGGTATGTACGCCATTTGAAAGTGGCGCTAACTAA